A stretch of DNA from Thermococcus sp. Bubb.Bath:
CACGCTCTCCAGTGTTCCGAATATGTATGGTATGCCGCAGGGAACGAGGGTTTTCTCTTCCTTCCGCACTATCGTAACGTCTTTATCGGGATAATTGCTCTTTGCGGTCAGTGCGGCCACTATTCCGGCCGCGCCTCCTCCGATTATCAAAACATTCGTTTTTATCATTGTCCTCTCCCTCCAGAGCAATAAAAAACATGAAGAAAAGAAAGGGTCATCCCATCTGGATGGCCTTTCCGCGGAGTTCGCCGCGCTCGAAGCGGTAGGGGTCATAGAAGTCGAGGGGCTTGTTCGTCTTCCCGTCCACGATAAGCTCTGCGAGGGCCTCTCCCACGACTGGGGCGAGCATGAAGCCGTGTCCGCTGAAGCCCGCCGCGATGTAGAACTCGTCTATCTCGTTTATCCTACCAATTGTTGCGTTTCCGTCGGGCGTTTCGGCGTAGAACCCGCCCCATATCCTGATGACGTTCACATACTTGAGCGCGGGAATTATCCGGGCGAAGCGGTAGCTGACACCGCGAAGGAACTCGTAGGTTGGCGTTATATCGTAGGTCGGCCCGTACTTGAGGCCGTAGCCGCCGATGACACCCCCTTGGTTTGCCTCCTGCGTAAGGTAAACACCGCCGTGTTTGAAGGAGACCACCATCGGTTCTATCTGGCCAGGTTTTATTGGCTCGGTCTTAACGCCCTGATGCTTGTAGGGGTGGATGGGGATATCAACCGGAACGCCCGCCATCTCGTTTATCTTCGATGCCCAAGCGTTGGCCGCGTTTATCACCCGCCCCGTTTTTATCTCCCCTCTGTTCGTTACAACGGCCTTTATCCCCCCGTTTTCAACTTTGATACCCTTTGCCTCTGTGTACTCGTATATCTCAACACCAAGCCTTTTGGCAGCTTCCGCGTAGGCAAAGACGGCTTTAAACGGGTTCGCCTTTCCGTCGGTGTGGTTCCAAGCGGCTCCTATCACCCCATCTGTGTTTAGGAGCGGGACTATCTCCCTGGCCTCCTCTGGGGTTATTATCCTTGATGGGACGCCAAACTTGTTCTGAAGGCGGACGTTCTTTTTAAATGACTCAAGCTCTTCCTCGTCGTAGAGCAGGAAGAGGTAGCCGCTCTGCGTGAACTCGACGTCGTGTCCCAGCTCCTCCTTCAGGCCT
This window harbors:
- a CDS encoding FAD-binding oxidoreductase — protein: MKSEAKTVIIGGGIIGLSIAYNLAKLSESDVVVLEKGYLGNGSTFRCGTGIRQQFGDEANIRMMKRSVEIWEGLKEELGHDVEFTQSGYLFLLYDEEELESFKKNVRLQNKFGVPSRIITPEEAREIVPLLNTDGVIGAAWNHTDGKANPFKAVFAYAEAAKRLGVEIYEYTEAKGIKVENGGIKAVVTNRGEIKTGRVINAANAWASKINEMAGVPVDIPIHPYKHQGVKTEPIKPGQIEPMVVSFKHGGVYLTQEANQGGVIGGYGLKYGPTYDITPTYEFLRGVSYRFARIIPALKYVNVIRIWGGFYAETPDGNATIGRINEIDEFYIAAGFSGHGFMLAPVVGEALAELIVDGKTNKPLDFYDPYRFERGELRGKAIQMG